A part of Campylobacter ureolyticus ACS-301-V-Sch3b genomic DNA contains:
- the efp gene encoding elongation factor P, with protein MAYSMGDLKKGLKIEIDGIPYKIVDYQHVKPGKGPAFVRVKIKSYTTGKVLEKTFHAGDKCDEPHLEERQMQYLYDDGEYCQFMDTENYEQVAISDEEVGDSKKWMLDGMMVDVLFHNGNPIGLEVPQVVELKIIETAPNFRGDTQGSNKKPATLETGAVVQIPFHILEGEVIRVDTTTGEYVERVKK; from the coding sequence ATGGCTTATTCTATGGGTGATTTAAAAAAAGGCTTAAAGATAGAAATTGATGGTATTCCATATAAAATTGTTGACTATCAACATGTAAAACCTGGAAAAGGTCCAGCTTTTGTTCGTGTAAAAATTAAATCTTACACAACAGGAAAAGTTTTAGAAAAGACTTTCCATGCAGGCGATAAATGTGATGAACCACATTTGGAAGAAAGACAGATGCAGTATTTATATGATGATGGTGAGTATTGCCAGTTTATGGATACTGAAAACTATGAGCAAGTTGCAATTAGTGATGAAGAAGTTGGCGATAGCAAAAAATGGATGCTTGATGGAATGATGGTTGATGTGCTTTTTCACAATGGAAATCCAATAGGCCTTGAAGTGCCTCAAGTTGTTGAGCTTAAGATTATAGAAACAGCTCCAAATTTTAGAGGTGATACTCAAGGAAGTAATAAAAAACCAGCTACTTTAGAAACAGGCGCTGTTGTACAAATTCCATTTCATATCCTTGAAGGTGAAGTTATAAGAGTTGATACAACAACTGGCGAATATGTAGAAAGAGTTAAAAAATAA
- a CDS encoding SelT/SelW/SelH family (seleno)protein yields the protein MKIKITYCNIUNYEPKAFRVKDEILSKFPNADIELIAGGNGNFIVEVDGRVIFSKKETNRFPNKNEILDLI from the coding sequence ATGAAAATAAAGATTACATATTGTAATATTTGAAACTATGAACCAAAAGCTTTCCGTGTGAAAGATGAAATTTTATCCAAATTTCCAAATGCAGATATAGAGCTAATAGCTGGTGGAAATGGAAATTTCATAGTTGAAGTTGATGGCAGAGTGATTTTTTCTAAAAAAGAGACTAACCGCTTCCCAAACAAAAATGAAATTTTAGATTTGATATAG
- a CDS encoding DJ-1 family glyoxalase III — protein MKKVAIILADGFEEIEAITVIDILRRAEIKAVSVGLNKKIVNGTHGIEVKADMILDDLNVDEFDMIVLPGGLPGAEYLAKSEKLAEILKKFNDKNLKIAAICAAPWALSTAKVLKNSYTCYPGFEQKVNHKGYTDKKNVVIDENIITSKGPATAMEFALNLVKVLLGDDKFNALKTELLYK, from the coding sequence ATGAAAAAAGTTGCAATTATTTTAGCAGATGGATTTGAAGAAATTGAGGCAATCACTGTAATAGATATTTTAAGAAGAGCTGAGATTAAGGCCGTTAGTGTCGGTCTTAATAAAAAAATAGTTAATGGAACTCACGGCATAGAGGTAAAAGCAGATATGATTTTAGATGATTTAAATGTAGACGAGTTTGATATGATAGTTTTACCAGGGGGACTTCCAGGAGCTGAGTATTTGGCAAAAAGTGAAAAATTAGCTGAAATTTTAAAAAAATTTAATGATAAAAATTTAAAAATTGCGGCTATTTGTGCAGCTCCTTGGGCGCTTTCAACAGCTAAAGTTTTAAAAAACAGCTACACTTGCTATCCAGGGTTTGAGCAAAAAGTAAATCACAAAGGCTACACCGATAAAAAAAATGTAGTAATTGATGAAAACATAATAACATCAAAAGGACCAGCTACGGCGATGGAGTTTGCTTTAAATTTGGTAAAAGTACTTTTAGGAGATGATAAATTTAATGCTTTAAAAACCGAACTTTTATATAAATAA
- a CDS encoding RNA recognition motif domain-containing protein produces MNIYVGNLPFRLAESELREAFEQFGEVSRAKIIKDRETNRSKGFAFVEMSNDDEASKAIEALDNKELFGRVLRVNEARPKQD; encoded by the coding sequence TTGAATATCTATGTAGGTAATTTACCGTTTCGTTTAGCTGAATCAGAGCTTAGAGAAGCTTTTGAACAGTTTGGAGAAGTTAGTCGTGCTAAGATCATAAAAGATCGTGAAACAAATCGCTCAAAAGGCTTTGCTTTTGTTGAGATGAGTAATGATGATGAGGCATCAAAAGCCATAGAAGCTTTGGACAATAAAGAGCTTTTTGGTAGAGTTTTAAGAGTGAATGAGGCTCGTCCTAAACAAGACTAA